From the Acetobacter aceti genome, one window contains:
- a CDS encoding amino acid permease, which produces MTESTISRNSTSEGYKKTLGRRQMQMIAIGGCIGTGLFLGAGNRLQQGGPSLAIVYAVCGLFSFFILRALGELTMYSPSSGSFVSHARQFLGDKAAYVAGWVSFLNWVMTGIADITAVALYMHFWGAFASLPQWLLALIALCIVTGMNMIGVKYFGEMEFWFSMIKVAALIVFLIAGTVILGSGMPIAGHETGFHLIADNGGFFPHGMLAALALTQGVVFAYSGIELIGTAAGECDNPHEILPRAINSVIWRIAVFYVGSVVLLVCLLPWTAYQAGESPFVTFFNALGVPYADSVMNFIVLTAALSSLNSGVYSTSRVLRALALGGAAPRFLGAMNSHSVPYAGILLIAAFYLVGVVLNYIVPQSVFEIVLSFAAIGIICTWGIIILSQLVFRRAVARGEIVAPTFRMPGAPFTSWLTLAFLVAVVVLMACDYPAGTITVGATPLLAIVFVIGWYLTPSKPPMLMPETPMSPTLTDMVMHERPEMP; this is translated from the coding sequence ATGACTGAGTCGACGATCAGCCGGAACAGCACCAGTGAAGGCTATAAAAAGACTTTGGGGCGCAGGCAGATGCAGATGATCGCCATTGGCGGTTGTATCGGCACCGGTCTTTTTCTGGGTGCGGGAAATCGTCTTCAGCAGGGAGGTCCCTCGCTAGCCATTGTCTATGCGGTGTGCGGGCTGTTCAGCTTTTTCATTCTGCGGGCTCTTGGTGAACTGACCATGTATAGTCCGAGCAGCGGAAGCTTCGTGTCCCATGCCCGGCAGTTCCTGGGCGACAAGGCGGCCTATGTGGCGGGATGGGTGTCATTCCTTAACTGGGTGATGACCGGAATTGCCGACATCACAGCTGTGGCGCTTTACATGCATTTCTGGGGAGCGTTTGCGTCTCTCCCGCAATGGCTGCTGGCTCTGATTGCTCTGTGCATTGTCACAGGCATGAATATGATCGGCGTCAAATATTTTGGAGAAATGGAATTCTGGTTTTCCATGATCAAGGTGGCCGCTCTGATCGTCTTTCTGATCGCGGGCACGGTCATTCTTGGTTCCGGCATGCCGATAGCAGGTCATGAGACAGGGTTTCACCTCATCGCGGATAATGGTGGTTTCTTCCCGCACGGCATGCTGGCGGCGCTTGCACTGACGCAGGGCGTGGTTTTCGCCTATTCCGGCATTGAACTGATCGGCACGGCGGCGGGGGAATGTGACAATCCCCATGAGATACTGCCGCGAGCCATCAACAGCGTGATCTGGCGTATTGCTGTTTTCTATGTCGGGTCGGTGGTGTTGCTGGTCTGCCTGCTGCCATGGACGGCCTATCAGGCTGGCGAAAGTCCGTTCGTCACATTCTTCAATGCTCTGGGCGTGCCTTACGCAGACAGCGTGATGAATTTCATCGTGCTGACGGCGGCGCTGTCCAGCCTGAATTCCGGTGTTTATTCCACCAGTCGGGTCCTGCGCGCTCTTGCCCTGGGTGGCGCAGCTCCGCGATTCCTGGGGGCCATGAACAGTCACTCCGTGCCCTATGCGGGCATTTTATTGATTGCCGCCTTTTATCTTGTCGGTGTCGTTCTCAATTATATTGTGCCGCAGAGTGTTTTCGAGATTGTTCTCAGTTTTGCGGCAATCGGAATCATCTGCACATGGGGCATCATTATATTGAGCCAGCTCGTCTTCCGCAGGGCTGTCGCTCGTGGAGAAATTGTCGCTCCCACTTTCCGCATGCCGGGCGCGCCGTTCACGTCCTGGCTGACACTGGCTTTTCTGGTGGCTGTCGTTGTGCTGATGGCGTGCGATTATCCCGCCGGGACCATCACCGTTGGAGCGACACCCCTTCTGGCGATTGTTTTTGTGATCGGCTGGTATCTGACACCCAGCAAACCGCCTATGCTGATGCCGGAAACGCCGATGTCTCCAACACTCACCGATATGGTGATGCACGAACGACCGGAAATGCCCTGA
- a CDS encoding fructose bisphosphate aldolase has translation MSNDRMKSQISEKGGFIAALDQSGGSTPGALKAYGIPETAYSSEEDMFRLIHDMRVRIITAPSFSGEKVIGAILFERTMDGLANGKPVPAYLWEERGVVPFLKIDKGLEDEADGVRLMKPNPGLDGLLERAAKLGVYGTKERSVINLPNQEGIAAVVKQQFEIAHQVASHGLVAIIEPEVLVKSPDKKGAEAILHDELLKALNAMPGDYKVMLKVTIPEVADLYEDVGRHPRVERVVALSGGYSLDESCERLKKNHGMIASFSRALLGGLQDGMSDAEFDGALGKTIDRIYDASVNKV, from the coding sequence ATGTCCAACGACCGTATGAAAAGCCAGATTTCGGAAAAGGGCGGCTTTATCGCGGCACTCGACCAGAGCGGAGGCTCAACGCCGGGCGCTCTGAAAGCTTATGGCATTCCTGAGACGGCCTATTCTTCCGAAGAAGACATGTTCCGTCTTATCCACGACATGCGCGTGCGAATCATCACGGCTCCGAGCTTTTCGGGGGAGAAGGTGATTGGTGCGATCCTGTTCGAACGCACCATGGATGGCCTCGCCAACGGCAAGCCGGTTCCGGCTTATCTGTGGGAGGAGCGTGGCGTCGTTCCGTTCCTGAAGATCGACAAGGGTCTTGAGGACGAAGCCGACGGCGTACGTCTGATGAAGCCGAATCCGGGTCTCGATGGACTGCTGGAACGTGCCGCGAAACTGGGGGTCTACGGCACCAAAGAGCGCTCGGTCATCAATCTGCCGAATCAGGAAGGCATTGCCGCCGTTGTGAAGCAGCAGTTCGAGATTGCTCATCAGGTCGCGTCTCACGGTCTGGTTGCGATCATCGAGCCGGAAGTTCTGGTCAAAAGCCCCGACAAAAAGGGCGCTGAAGCCATCCTGCACGATGAGCTGCTCAAGGCGCTCAACGCCATGCCGGGCGACTACAAGGTCATGCTGAAGGTCACGATTCCCGAGGTTGCCGACCTGTATGAAGATGTTGGCAGGCATCCGCGCGTCGAGCGTGTGGTGGCGCTTTCAGGCGGTTACTCGCTCGATGAGTCCTGTGAGCGTCTGAAGAAGAATCACGGCATGATCGCCAGCTTCTCCCGCGCGCTGCTTGGTGGGCTCCAGGACGGCATGTCCGATGCTGAATTTGACGGCGCACTCGGCAAGACGATCGACAGGATTTATGACGCTTCAGTGAACAAGGTCTGA
- a CDS encoding alpha-keto acid decarboxylase family protein — protein MTKPYTVGHYLSERLGQIGLKDHFAVAGDFNLVLLDQLLEEGSTRQLYSCNELNCGYTAEGYARANGAAAMIVTFNVGALSAINAIGSAYAESLPVIFVSGGPNTNDQGSGHILHHTIGNSNYGYQAEIFRQVTCATEVILSAENAPSQIDNAIRTALRMRKPCYIEIPCNLASAECVRPGPVGSLLAETAPDKVSLDAAVKAACTFIETRRNVVILVGSRVRTLGSLEPIVALADRIGCAVTVMSAAKSFFPEEHKAFRGVYWGEVSSPGAQELVEKADGVICLAPIFNDYATVGWQSKPPASQALIADLAEVTVDGRSFAGFHLGAFIAALSEKAPTRPATVENTTYTPVRIPETAATVPLTNDEMARQINAMVDSTTTITAETGDSWFNAVRMHLPNGARVETEMQWGSIGWSVPAALGNAIGSPDRQHILMVGDGSFQLTAQEVAQMIRYEVPVIVFLVNNRGYVIEIKIHDGPYNYIKNWDYAGLIKAFNAEDGHGLGLHAHTGAELAEAIEKAKANRKGPTFIECHIATEDCTDMLVQWGKKVAKANSRAPQKS, from the coding sequence ATGACCAAGCCATATACTGTTGGCCATTATCTTTCCGAGCGTCTGGGACAGATTGGTCTGAAGGACCATTTCGCGGTTGCGGGTGACTTCAACCTCGTCCTGCTCGACCAGCTGCTCGAAGAAGGCTCTACCAGGCAGCTTTACAGCTGTAACGAGCTGAACTGCGGTTACACGGCTGAAGGTTACGCCCGCGCCAACGGTGCTGCGGCCATGATCGTCACCTTCAATGTCGGTGCTCTTTCAGCCATCAACGCCATAGGCTCCGCCTATGCCGAGAGCCTTCCGGTGATCTTCGTGTCCGGTGGACCCAACACCAACGATCAGGGTTCCGGCCATATTCTCCATCACACGATCGGTAATTCGAACTACGGCTATCAGGCCGAGATCTTCCGTCAGGTCACCTGTGCGACGGAAGTGATCCTGTCCGCCGAGAACGCCCCATCACAGATTGATAACGCCATTCGCACCGCGCTGCGTATGCGCAAGCCCTGCTATATCGAGATCCCCTGCAACCTCGCGTCCGCAGAATGTGTCCGCCCGGGTCCGGTCGGCAGCCTGCTGGCCGAAACGGCGCCGGACAAGGTCAGTCTTGATGCTGCCGTGAAAGCGGCCTGCACATTCATCGAAACACGCAGGAACGTCGTCATCCTCGTTGGCAGCCGCGTCCGCACGCTTGGCTCGCTTGAACCGATCGTGGCGCTTGCGGACCGGATCGGCTGCGCCGTGACGGTCATGAGTGCGGCCAAGAGCTTCTTCCCGGAAGAGCACAAGGCGTTCCGTGGCGTTTACTGGGGTGAAGTCAGCTCTCCCGGTGCCCAGGAACTGGTCGAGAAGGCTGATGGCGTCATCTGCCTCGCCCCGATCTTTAACGACTATGCAACGGTCGGCTGGCAGTCCAAGCCACCCGCATCACAGGCTCTGATCGCTGACCTCGCTGAAGTCACGGTGGACGGCAGGAGCTTCGCCGGTTTCCATCTCGGTGCGTTCATCGCCGCCCTGAGCGAGAAAGCCCCGACCCGTCCGGCCACGGTTGAAAACACGACCTACACACCGGTCAGAATCCCGGAAACCGCCGCGACAGTACCGCTGACCAATGATGAAATGGCGCGTCAGATCAACGCCATGGTGGACAGCACAACCACCATCACGGCCGAGACAGGTGACAGCTGGTTCAACGCTGTCCGTATGCACCTGCCAAACGGCGCGCGCGTCGAGACGGAAATGCAGTGGGGGTCCATCGGCTGGTCGGTGCCTGCGGCTCTCGGTAACGCCATCGGTTCGCCTGACCGTCAGCACATCCTGATGGTCGGTGACGGCTCCTTCCAGCTCACTGCGCAGGAAGTCGCGCAGATGATCCGCTATGAAGTGCCGGTCATCGTGTTCCTGGTGAACAACCGTGGCTATGTCATCGAGATCAAGATCCATGACGGCCCTTACAACTACATCAAGAACTGGGATTATGCCGGTCTCATCAAGGCGTTTAACGCCGAGGACGGTCATGGCCTGGGGCTGCACGCTCACACCGGCGCGGAACTGGCGGAGGCTATCGAGAAGGCCAAGGCCAACAGGAAGGGTCCGACCTTCATCGAGTGTCATATCGCAACCGAGGACTGCACCGACATGCTGGTCCAGTGGGGCAAGAAGGTGGCCAAGGCCAACAGCCGTGCGCCTCAGAAGAGCTGA
- a CDS encoding (Fe-S)-binding protein: MRVGLFVPCYVDAFHPEVGQATLELLERFGCEVEYPFDQTCCGQPMTNSGCHKESKATEELFVRNFKDYDYIVAPSGSCVNHIRNNFDAVAQTDDVKHVRARTYELVEFLHDVLKVDGFPWAEFPHKVTLHNNCNALRGLNIASMTELRAEKFSKPRDLLGMVKGLELVDITRPDECCGFGGTFSVFEEATSARMGQDKARDQAKSGAEYVTSSDSSCMMHQEGCAKRLGLPTKYIHISQILNGERV, encoded by the coding sequence ATGCGAGTTGGGTTGTTTGTTCCGTGTTACGTTGATGCGTTTCACCCCGAGGTCGGGCAGGCGACGCTCGAACTGCTGGAGCGCTTCGGGTGTGAGGTTGAGTATCCTTTTGACCAGACCTGCTGCGGTCAGCCGATGACCAATTCGGGCTGCCACAAGGAGTCGAAGGCGACGGAGGAACTCTTTGTCCGCAATTTCAAGGATTATGACTATATCGTCGCGCCGTCCGGCAGTTGTGTGAATCATATCCGCAATAACTTCGACGCTGTCGCGCAGACCGACGATGTGAAGCACGTCCGTGCGCGCACTTACGAACTGGTCGAATTTCTGCATGATGTGCTGAAGGTTGATGGTTTCCCGTGGGCCGAGTTCCCGCACAAGGTCACGCTGCACAATAACTGCAATGCCCTGCGCGGTCTCAACATCGCCAGCATGACCGAACTGCGTGCGGAGAAGTTCTCCAAGCCCCGTGATCTGCTCGGCATGGTGAAGGGGCTTGAACTGGTCGATATCACGCGCCCGGATGAATGCTGCGGCTTTGGCGGCACTTTCTCCGTGTTCGAGGAAGCCACGTCCGCCCGCATGGGGCAGGACAAGGCGCGCGATCAGGCGAAGTCCGGTGCGGAATATGTGACCTCGTCAGACAGTTCCTGCATGATGCATCAGGAAGGCTGCGCCAAACGCCTGGGTCTGCCGACGAAATACATCCACATCTCGCAGATCCTGAACGGGGAACGGGTATGA
- a CDS encoding lactate utilization protein B, which yields MPARGPEPQPRGAIIRGNRPIDQQEAARRFMDAPEHLAMHDQRLWDLRKKRDGQKEIIEEWEDLRQLASDIKTHTLTHLDTYLEQFEKNAIANGVRIHWAKDAAEHNSIVAGILRSKNARSLIKSKSMLTEECGFREAMAHEGITVVETDLGERIQQLDNENPSHVVVPAVHKLRTDVAEVFAKTIGSDPNNSDVSYLTEQQREHTRPLILKADAGMTGCNFAVAETGSVVVCTNEGNADLSANTTGLHIVSMGIEKIIPNLNSLAVFVRMLSRSALGSPITQYTSHFRGPRRGAEMHIVIVDNGRTDRLGLEKFWTSLKCIRCGACMNTCPVFRRSGGLSYGATYAGPIGLIIDPTFNRHKYSTLPFSSTMNGSCTNVCPVKINIHEQIADWRQVLAENHEIPAFKKSMMKAAGALLASPKLYRASLPMADSALRHLPRFVLYNRLNTWTRGREMPHVPKETFHQWYKRTRGVDGKKK from the coding sequence ATGCCGGCCCGTGGCCCCGAGCCGCAGCCGCGCGGTGCGATCATTCGCGGCAATCGCCCTATCGATCAGCAGGAAGCCGCCCGCCGCTTCATGGATGCGCCTGAACATCTGGCCATGCATGATCAGCGTCTGTGGGATCTGCGCAAGAAGCGCGACGGTCAGAAAGAGATCATCGAGGAGTGGGAAGATCTCCGCCAGCTTGCATCCGACATCAAGACGCACACGCTGACGCATCTCGATACCTATCTTGAGCAGTTCGAGAAGAACGCCATTGCGAACGGTGTCAGGATTCACTGGGCCAAGGATGCCGCCGAGCATAACAGTATCGTTGCCGGAATCCTGCGCTCGAAGAACGCCAGAAGTCTCATCAAGAGCAAATCCATGCTCACCGAGGAATGCGGCTTCCGTGAAGCGATGGCGCATGAGGGGATCACGGTTGTCGAGACCGATCTCGGCGAGCGGATCCAGCAGCTCGACAATGAAAATCCCAGTCATGTCGTGGTGCCTGCCGTTCACAAGCTGCGGACGGATGTGGCGGAAGTCTTTGCAAAAACCATCGGTTCTGACCCGAATAATTCTGATGTCAGTTATCTGACCGAGCAGCAGCGCGAACACACCCGTCCGCTGATCCTGAAAGCGGACGCTGGCATGACGGGCTGCAACTTCGCAGTCGCGGAAACCGGCTCCGTTGTTGTCTGCACCAACGAAGGCAATGCGGACCTTTCGGCCAACACGACCGGCCTGCACATCGTCTCGATGGGTATCGAGAAGATCATCCCGAACCTGAACTCGCTTGCCGTCTTCGTCCGGATGCTGTCCCGCAGCGCCCTGGGTTCCCCGATCACGCAGTATACGTCGCATTTCCGTGGTCCTCGCCGTGGGGCCGAGATGCATATCGTGATCGTCGATAATGGCCGGACGGACCGTCTGGGTCTGGAGAAGTTCTGGACCTCACTGAAATGCATCCGCTGTGGCGCCTGCATGAACACCTGTCCGGTCTTCCGTCGCTCCGGTGGCCTCAGTTATGGTGCGACCTATGCCGGTCCGATCGGGCTGATTATCGATCCGACCTTCAACCGCCACAAATATTCGACGCTGCCGTTCTCTTCGACCATGAATGGAAGCTGCACCAATGTCTGTCCGGTGAAGATCAACATTCACGAGCAGATCGCCGACTGGCGGCAGGTTCTGGCCGAGAATCATGAAATCCCGGCATTCAAGAAGAGCATGATGAAAGCAGCCGGTGCGCTTCTGGCGTCACCAAAGCTGTATCGTGCAAGTCTGCCGATGGCCGACAGCGCCCTGCGCCATCTGCCGCGCTTTGTCCTGTATAACAGGCTGAACACCTGGACGCGCGGTCGTGAAATGCCGCATGTGCCAAAGGAAACATTCCATCAGTGGTACAAGAGAACCCGTGGTGTGGATGGAAAGAAGAAGTGA
- a CDS encoding LUD domain-containing protein, with translation MSSTDSRAAIFAAIRANRPNIQPPLPEVPLFDEKAPSDLVTAFSEMLVKMGGKVLDPQGQDPVSALRAAVAGQGIIATCVPELHGDASLQIRQILPEMDPHSLADVEIGVVRAAFGVAETGSLCLTDDGLIVNTSGYLPQHLIVLLDPSQIVANLHNAYRRPELSTHRYAVFQTGPSATADIEGVLIHGAQGVRSLRVLFCPKQG, from the coding sequence ATGAGCAGCACAGACAGTCGCGCGGCGATTTTCGCCGCCATTCGGGCCAATCGTCCGAACATTCAGCCTCCACTGCCGGAGGTGCCGCTGTTCGACGAGAAAGCGCCATCCGATCTTGTGACGGCTTTTTCCGAAATGCTCGTGAAGATGGGCGGAAAGGTGCTTGATCCTCAGGGGCAGGACCCTGTTTCAGCGCTACGCGCCGCGGTGGCGGGGCAGGGGATTATCGCCACATGCGTGCCGGAACTGCATGGGGATGCGTCGCTTCAGATCCGCCAGATTCTGCCTGAGATGGACCCGCATTCTCTCGCCGATGTGGAAATCGGTGTTGTGCGTGCGGCGTTTGGTGTGGCTGAGACAGGCTCGCTTTGCCTCACGGATGACGGGCTGATCGTCAATACAAGTGGCTATCTCCCGCAGCATCTGATCGTTCTGCTTGATCCTTCGCAGATCGTGGCCAATCTGCATAACGCCTATCGACGCCCGGAACTCAGCACGCACAGATACGCTGTTTTCCAGACAGGGCCGTCTGCGACAGCAGATATTGAAGGTGTGCTGATCCACGGTGCGCAGGGTGTACGATCATTGCGGGTTCTGTTCTGCCCGAAGCAGGGCTGA
- a CDS encoding YceI family protein, with protein MKRTLLMALLVTPTLAHAATQHVTLTPANTISRLHAKTLVTSVDGTFEKVSGALSYDPETQVCHVDLSMDVHSLKVGSAVLRTAMLSGLMLDGDSHPSMHFAGDCQPKIANGKLETLLVGKLTMRGQTLPLTFRVGMHFSRNTLTEISSTASFDQRQWGMSTMLDTVDPLVQTEAIIILK; from the coding sequence ATGAAACGCACACTTCTCATGGCATTGCTTGTTACGCCAACCCTGGCGCACGCGGCCACACAGCATGTCACGCTGACACCTGCCAACACGATATCCCGGCTTCATGCCAAGACGCTGGTGACATCCGTCGACGGCACATTCGAGAAGGTTTCCGGCGCGCTTTCCTACGATCCTGAAACACAGGTCTGCCACGTTGACCTGAGCATGGATGTCCATTCCCTGAAAGTCGGCAGTGCAGTCCTGCGCACGGCCATGCTGTCGGGCCTCATGCTGGATGGCGACAGTCATCCTTCAATGCATTTTGCTGGTGACTGTCAGCCAAAAATTGCGAATGGGAAACTGGAGACCTTACTGGTCGGAAAACTCACCATGCGTGGACAGACACTTCCTCTGACCTTCAGGGTCGGGATGCATTTTTCACGTAACACACTGACAGAGATCAGCAGCACAGCGAGCTTTGATCAGCGCCAATGGGGTATGAGCACGATGCTGGATACGGTTGATCCACTCGTTCAGACGGAGGCGATCATCATCCTGAAATAA
- the dnaE gene encoding DNA polymerase III subunit alpha, protein MPHADFVHLRVHSAYSLSQGAIRIPELVALTRGMDMPAVAITDTGNLFGGLEFSQYCAGKGVQPIIGCQIGLPPRDDRPGAPSEPIVLLARDEEGLSNLQFLSSAGFLEGDTTDPTVTLDMLCERSKGLFLLTGGTRGPLYQMLAEGQQEQAEAWLAQLHEGFGDNLIVELNRFGLPIEEAVEPGVLALADRMRLPIVATNECFFPQPKMHEAHDALICIAQGRTMAEKDRWKVSPECWFKPPADMRKLFADLPDACDNTLAIAKSCAIKVETRKPLLPMCPKVREGQTEDETVRAMAREGLELRLSAISADEKTASVYRERLEFELEIISRMGFPGYFLIVADFIQWAKAHDIPVGPGRGSGAGSLVAYALTITDIDPLPFNLLFERFLNPERVSMPDFDIDFCQDRRDEVISYVRREYGGDRVAQIITFGKLQARAAVRDVGRVLGLPYGMVNRVAELIPNNPAKPTTLKEAIDGEPKLQEMRDTDEALRRLMEIGQQLEGLYRHASTHAAGVVIGDRKLVELVPLYRDPKSDMLVTQFNMKYVEQAGLVKFDFLGLTTLTILQRGVQFLKGLGIEVDLAKIPLDDRLTYEMLSRGDTAGVFQFEGAGMRDVLKQMRPTRLEDLIAAVALYRPGPMANIPDYCRRKHGEAWEPPHEEIRDILEETYGIMVYQEQVMQIAQKMAGYSLGAADLLRRAMGKKIRAEMDTQREIFTEGATGRGIPKDKAVEVFDLMAKFADYGFNKSHAAAYALVSYQTAWMKANYPVSFLAACMSLARERTEKLAALRQEAERLGIRVLPPNINKSDADFKVEKQDDGTLAIRYALAAVKKVGFVAMQGLMEARGGKPFLDLADFSARVDPKNLNKMQLENLARAGAFDSMEPNRARVFTAIEMILKRAHARVQEVNSGQGGLFGGPAEPEPLHLSKEQDWPEFEKLSYEADAIGFHMTGHPLDSYKAVMRRLGVVPMSQLLPTAEGGITRVKIAGCVVDRKERPTRSGSKMAWLRLSDATGSCEVTLFSEVLGRVRDVLVAGRAVLVTADLKLEGEALRITASDLVELEDMASQTGGEMRIWLEDADAVSDIQAVLSRQHGGKGKVVLLPRISDTQELEVRLRNGYRLSPVVGQALKMISGITAIEIR, encoded by the coding sequence ATGCCACACGCCGATTTCGTCCATCTCCGCGTTCATTCCGCTTACTCCCTCAGTCAGGGAGCCATCCGAATCCCCGAACTGGTTGCGCTGACCCGCGGCATGGACATGCCTGCCGTCGCCATCACCGACACCGGGAATCTGTTCGGTGGGCTGGAGTTCTCGCAATACTGTGCGGGGAAGGGCGTTCAGCCAATCATTGGCTGTCAGATTGGCCTGCCGCCACGTGATGACCGGCCCGGTGCCCCTTCGGAGCCGATCGTGCTGCTTGCGCGGGATGAGGAAGGGCTGTCGAATCTCCAGTTCCTGTCCTCGGCGGGATTTCTGGAAGGGGACACGACGGACCCCACTGTCACGCTCGATATGCTGTGTGAACGGAGCAAGGGGCTTTTCCTTCTGACAGGGGGCACCCGAGGGCCGCTCTATCAGATGTTGGCCGAAGGGCAGCAGGAACAGGCTGAAGCATGGCTGGCGCAACTGCATGAGGGGTTTGGCGATAATCTGATTGTAGAACTCAATCGTTTCGGTCTGCCGATAGAGGAAGCCGTCGAGCCGGGCGTGCTGGCGCTCGCTGACCGGATGCGTCTGCCGATTGTCGCGACCAACGAGTGTTTCTTTCCGCAGCCCAAGATGCACGAGGCGCATGATGCGCTGATCTGTATCGCGCAGGGGCGGACCATGGCGGAGAAAGACCGCTGGAAAGTCTCGCCCGAATGCTGGTTCAAGCCGCCGGCCGATATGCGAAAACTGTTCGCCGATCTGCCGGATGCCTGTGACAACACGCTGGCGATTGCGAAAAGCTGCGCCATCAAGGTCGAGACGCGCAAGCCGCTTTTGCCGATGTGTCCAAAAGTGCGAGAGGGGCAGACCGAGGACGAAACCGTCCGCGCCATGGCGCGGGAGGGACTGGAGCTACGTCTCTCGGCTATCAGCGCAGATGAGAAAACGGCTTCTGTTTACAGGGAACGTCTGGAGTTCGAGCTTGAGATCATCTCACGTATGGGATTTCCGGGTTACTTCCTGATTGTTGCGGACTTCATCCAGTGGGCGAAGGCCCATGATATTCCGGTTGGGCCGGGTCGTGGTTCCGGTGCAGGCTCGCTGGTGGCGTACGCGCTGACCATCACGGATATCGATCCGCTTCCGTTCAACCTGCTGTTCGAGCGCTTCCTGAATCCGGAACGTGTTTCGATGCCTGACTTCGATATCGATTTCTGTCAGGATCGCCGCGATGAAGTGATCTCCTACGTCCGCCGCGAATATGGCGGCGACCGTGTGGCGCAGATCATTACCTTCGGAAAATTGCAGGCGCGCGCGGCAGTGCGTGACGTCGGTCGTGTGCTTGGTCTGCCTTACGGCATGGTCAATCGTGTCGCGGAACTGATTCCCAACAATCCCGCCAAGCCAACCACCCTGAAGGAAGCCATAGACGGCGAACCCAAACTTCAGGAAATGCGCGATACGGACGAGGCCTTGCGTCGTCTGATGGAAATCGGGCAGCAACTTGAAGGGCTTTACCGTCACGCCTCGACCCATGCGGCTGGCGTGGTGATCGGTGATCGCAAGCTTGTTGAGCTGGTCCCGCTCTATCGCGATCCGAAGAGCGACATGCTCGTCACGCAGTTCAACATGAAATATGTCGAGCAGGCCGGTCTGGTTAAGTTCGACTTCCTCGGCCTGACCACGCTCACCATTCTCCAGCGGGGCGTGCAGTTCCTGAAGGGCCTCGGCATCGAGGTCGATCTCGCGAAAATACCGCTCGACGACAGGCTGACTTACGAAATGCTGTCACGCGGTGATACGGCCGGCGTGTTCCAGTTCGAAGGCGCGGGCATGAGGGATGTCCTCAAGCAGATGCGCCCGACCCGGCTGGAAGACCTCATCGCCGCAGTGGCGCTCTATCGTCCCGGTCCTATGGCCAACATTCCCGATTACTGTCGGCGCAAGCATGGCGAGGCATGGGAACCGCCGCACGAAGAAATCCGCGATATCCTTGAAGAGACCTATGGCATCATGGTCTATCAGGAACAGGTCATGCAGATCGCCCAGAAGATGGCGGGCTACAGCCTCGGTGCGGCTGACCTTCTGCGTCGCGCCATGGGCAAGAAGATCCGTGCGGAGATGGACACACAGCGCGAGATCTTCACCGAAGGCGCGACGGGGCGTGGCATCCCGAAGGACAAGGCTGTCGAGGTCTTTGACCTGATGGCGAAGTTCGCTGACTACGGCTTCAATAAATCCCATGCTGCGGCGTATGCGCTGGTGTCGTATCAGACGGCGTGGATGAAGGCGAACTATCCTGTCTCGTTCCTTGCCGCCTGCATGTCGCTGGCGCGGGAGCGGACGGAAAAGCTGGCGGCCCTGCGGCAGGAGGCTGAGCGTCTGGGTATTCGGGTCTTGCCGCCCAACATCAACAAGTCCGATGCTGACTTCAAGGTTGAGAAGCAGGACGATGGCACGCTCGCCATTCGTTATGCTTTGGCGGCAGTGAAGAAGGTCGGTTTTGTCGCCATGCAGGGACTCATGGAGGCGCGCGGAGGCAAACCGTTCCTTGACCTGGCGGATTTCTCTGCCCGTGTGGATCCGAAAAACCTTAACAAGATGCAGTTGGAAAATCTGGCTCGTGCGGGGGCTTTCGATTCCATGGAACCGAACCGCGCACGCGTGTTCACCGCTATCGAGATGATCCTCAAGCGCGCGCATGCGCGGGTTCAGGAGGTGAACAGCGGACAGGGCGGTCTGTTCGGTGGTCCCGCCGAGCCGGAGCCCCTGCATCTGTCAAAGGAGCAGGACTGGCCTGAGTTTGAAAAACTGTCATACGAAGCGGATGCGATCGGTTTTCATATGACCGGTCACCCGCTTGATTCCTATAAGGCGGTCATGCGCCGGCTGGGTGTTGTGCCCATGTCGCAGCTTCTGCCGACGGCAGAGGGCGGGATCACGCGGGTCAAGATTGCTGGATGTGTGGTGGATCGCAAGGAGCGTCCGACACGGAGCGGCAGCAAGATGGCGTGGCTGCGGCTCTCGGACGCAACTGGTAGTTGTGAGGTGACTCTCTTTTCAGAGGTGCTGGGGCGGGTAAGGGACGTGCTGGTGGCGGGTCGTGCCGTGCTTGTGACAGCCGATCTGAAGCTGGAAGGAGAAGCTCTTCGCATTACGGCGTCCGATCTCGTGGAACTGGAGGACATGGCGTCCCAGACTGGTGGGGAAATGCGGATATGGCTTGAGGACGCTGACGCCGTCAGTGATATTCAGGCGGTTCTGTCCCGGCAGCATGGTGGTAAAGGAAAGGTTGTTCTGCTGCCGCGTATTTCGGATACGCAGGAACTCGAGGTTCGCCTACGCAACGGTTACCGGCTGAGCCCGGTTGTCGGGCAGGCTCTGAAGATGATTTCTGGTATAACGGCTATCGAGATAAGGTGA